GTCATTTAATTCGGTGTGTTTAATACCCGCGTCAATTTCTCGTAGCCAGGGGTAGTCAACACTAGGTGTTCGGCCATTGATCCATCGATTCAACAAACCGCCGATGACTTCTTCGTGAGTAATGGCAAACGAATAGTGGTCGCGCCATGCACCGTTGATGTGAATGTAGCGCTCCTTGAGGCCCTCAAATCGCATACCCAACTTTTCAACCACCCGGAGCGAGGCAACGTTTTCAGGTCGAATGTCAATTTCACAGCGGTGCAAACCAAGGTGACTGAATAGGTAATCAATCACCAGGGCAACAGCCGTTGGGGTCACTCCCCTACCTGCAACTTCTGGCACCACCCAATAGCCCAGCGTCGCAGAGCTCAGGGAGCCAAAAACCATGTTCGAAACATTAAGTTGCCCAACAATGCGCCCATCGATTTCGATCACAAACGGTAATCCCTGGTTGGCGCTCATCTGCCGGCGAAGGGCCTTTATTTGGTGGCGCATTTCGAACGAGTTTGGCCCAAACGGATTAGTTGCCTCCCAAGGGCGAAGCCATTCACGATTGCCTAGAACTCGTTCTTCAAGCTCCTTGGCGTCGCGCACTCGAACAATTCGGACGAGCACTTCGCCGTGAGAGAAACCAAAAGATGTAGCCACGATGGCAAGATTAGTCCCATGGATGCACAAAACATAAAGCAAGCCTTGCGTGATGACCTAAAAATCCGCCGTGCTTCAGCGGTTTACGACCCAGAACACGCAGCTGCGCTAAACGTGCACCTAGCTGAGCTGTGCCTCTCCATCGGTGCTCAAAAAATTGCTTGCTATCTGCCGTATGGCACCGAACCAGATACAGAACTCTTCATTGATTGGGCTCTCGACAACGACATCGAAGTGGTCCTTCCGGTAGCCCATGAATCCGGTGAACTGACCTGGGTAATTTTTGAAGGCGAATCAACCCCCGGAATTTTTGGTTTCGCTGAAGCGACAGGAAAACCGGGGACCATTGCCGGAATAGACCTGGCGATCATTCCTGCGCTTGCCGTTGACCAAAAGGGCATGCGTCTGGGTAAAGGCAAAGGCTATTACGACCGGGCCTTAGCCAAACTTGAAGAGGCCCCACCGCTTATCGCAGTGGTCTTTGACGACGAGCTTCTCGAGGAGATCCCGGCTGAGAGTCACGACCAACCGGTAGACGCCGCTGTTACGCCGTCACAGATTGTGCTTTTCACAGATCGGTTAAAATAGTCACGTGCCTACTTACTCATACGCTTGCAAAAAATGCGAGCACACCTTTGACATCCAGCAAAGCTTTAGCGACGATGCCCTAACGGAGTGCCCTGTTTGCGGTGGCGAACTTCGTAAAGTATTTGGCCAGGTTGGCGTTACTTTCAAGGGCAGCGGTTTTTACCGCACCGATTCTGCCGGCTCTTCAAACAAAGGCAACTAGCCCAAAACATCTATCCCCAGTGCGGCGGTTTATCCTGCTGCAATCGCTGGTCGTTGGTCAAACCAGCACGATCCCCCCAAGCTAAATCGGTGTCTTCAAACGCTCTGTCTGCGGCGTCAAAAAGCGGCTGCGGGCGGCGCGTGATCTGCAGCCCAAGCTCTTCGGCGATTCGATTGGCCAGTTTTTGAGGGTCAGAGAAAAGTTCAAAACTATAAACCCTGATGTATTTCCAGCCCATCGAGGTAAGTAAACCTGGTCGAATGTGGAACTTTTCAGTTCGGGTTGACCCCGGAATGGCCCAATCTGGATCGATTACCGCCGCAGTCTTTGCATAGGCAACAACCAGAGGCAATTCTTTTGAAAAAGACTGGTCTACGCGGGCGCCCAGTTTCTTCAATCTAAGGCTGAGGTCTTGCAGCATCGGATCAGTCGGCATATCAATCGGCGCACGTTCAGCGGTGGCTGCGGCAAATAGCTCACCCAGCAACAAGGCACCATTACTCAGGCGGTCGGTTGGTAGGTCATCCGGGCCAAAGCAAGAAACAAGGGTAATTTGCTTGCGCGCACTGACCAGCAGGTTGGCCAAGTAACGGCGCCCATCTGTTTCACTCAATTGCCCAAAATTAGACAAGACAGCCCCGTGCGAGGTTCTGCCGTAACCGAGCGAAAAGATTATCCGATCTGCGACCCTGTGGCTTAGTTCGGCAATTGAAGTGACCTCAAATTTTTCACGGCCGTGAGAGTCAAAGTATTCCTCCAGCTGTGGTCGATTTTTGAGTCCAGCCTGCACTGCTGCTCTAATCCGCTCAGCGTGAACACTTGAGGCACTGGCTACCAGAAGGGACTGTTCTGGGTGCCAAGTCGCGTGGTTGAACACCAGTTCCACCGTGCGGCCTAACTCTGCGTCCAAACTTTCCGTGGCGCCTTCAATTGTGGTTTTTGCCCGGTTTCCCTCACTGACAACTTCCAAAACAAAATTGTTCTCGCCAAAATACTCAGCGGCGGTAGGCGTGTACAGAATTCGGTTTTGATAAAACTCACGGTTGATGAAATCGCCAAGTGTTTGGCTGGTGGTTCGGTAGCTGCGTCGAATAACTTCAGCGCCAAAAATGCGTCTGACTTCAGCAAACACCGATGGCACCGAGTATTCGCGACCAATTGGAAGCGCTCGGTTTTCGATCTCAAAACCACCGGGCGCCGCTACCGCGTCATCGCCAAAAGTAATAACCTGATCGGCTCGAGACAGTGCACCAAGATTTTCAGCCACTGTGCTTCCGGCGGCATCAAGGACTATCAGTACGTCGTAGCGATCCGACTTCGAAACGTGCTTCGGCAAGTCAAATGGTGAAACCATCACAACGGGGGCAACAGCTGCCCAAATCTTTGGAGCAACCGTTGAGGCATTCAACATGTCCGCTGAGCCAGTTTTCAAAAGCGCCTTTAGAGCCGCAGCCTCGGAAGAATCTGCTTTGAGAGCACTGTGCCACCTGTCAGCCAATTTTGAAGCAACGGCAGCGGCGCCGTTGGCAATTTGATTGGTGTGGGCCCGTCTAAATGCAGCTTCGTTTTGAGCGATTTGTTCAGCGCTAAAACTAAGGACCGAACCTCCTTTGGAAACCAGCACTTCTAGTGCGGATTGCCACCAGGCCTGCTCTAGCTCTTGGGCCAAGTGCTCTTTAGCTACGTGAAGCTTGGCTAGGTTTCGGGCCAATTGCCCCAATCCGGCTTCTCGCAAACGAGAGCCAAGCAAGGCGCGTTCACCCAGATTTTCAAGTGCCTCAGAGTCTTCAGCCAATGACTCAAG
This portion of the Rhodoluna limnophila genome encodes:
- a CDS encoding GNAT family N-acetyltransferase, which encodes MATSFGFSHGEVLVRIVRVRDAKELEERVLGNREWLRPWEATNPFGPNSFEMRHQIKALRRQMSANQGLPFVIEIDGRIVGQLNVSNMVFGSLSSATLGYWVVPEVAGRGVTPTAVALVIDYLFSHLGLHRCEIDIRPENVASLRVVEKLGMRFEGLKERYIHINGAWRDHYSFAITHEEVIGGLLNRWINGRTPSVDYPWLREIDAGIKHTELNDGNLGS
- a CDS encoding 5-formyltetrahydrofolate cyclo-ligase produces the protein MDAQNIKQALRDDLKIRRASAVYDPEHAAALNVHLAELCLSIGAQKIACYLPYGTEPDTELFIDWALDNDIEVVLPVAHESGELTWVIFEGESTPGIFGFAEATGKPGTIAGIDLAIIPALAVDQKGMRLGKGKGYYDRALAKLEEAPPLIAVVFDDELLEEIPAESHDQPVDAAVTPSQIVLFTDRLK